A single genomic interval of Penicillium psychrofluorescens genome assembly, chromosome: 2 harbors:
- a CDS encoding uncharacterized protein (ID:PFLUO_003763-T1.cds;~source:funannotate): MDKTRLFPSSRLHQRISTPLSILDATVARFSDTGAIWLFEHVPEDINETEFRDRLRSSLVDALNDFPHWSGQLQWAPVRAGGSHTERFNRPIIIYGDEKDPGVEWSVVRHPSISVQALTLSASERASGKGVWIGDEFPQSLFLSDTSLPLHDLREFEGLPAMQLQLNLFNDRGYGIGVKIAHMLADAQSLMVFVHHWAAKSRKSFSSTDTSSLMDAPIFNPILLDACATGDIDGPAADPMLVSAARQLPLHRFDWWHTNDPGYSHYLIPATENSKPSPEILSQVELSPSTSGPWTSWDFSRPVRYTQLHYPGTELDRLKEQARADGRPDISRLDALLAHIWAMVSRARGHGDSTEDVFLNFTLGARVRVSPPLSESFIGSPLFITHIKASGASACTSSVGQTASQIRDTMLQFTPDAMGAMLHDAAHEVSPQRLWQA; encoded by the exons ATGGACAAAACTCGTCTCTTCCCTTCATCTCGTCTCCACCAGCGCATTTCAACCCCGCTTTCTATCCTCGACGCCACTGTTGCTCGATTCTCTGACACGGGTGCGATATGGCTGTTCGAACACGTCCCCGAGGATATCAACGAAACCGAATTTCGAGATCGTCTGCGCTCGTCGCTTGTGGACGCCCTTAATGACTTTCCACACTGGTCAGGTCAGCTGCAGTGGGCACCGGTGCGAGCAGGGGGTTCGCACACCGAACGCTTCAACCGACCCATAATCATATATGGCGACGAAAAGGACCCCGGCGTCGAATGGAGCGTCGTGCgacatccatccatctcggTGCAGGCGTTGACGCTCTCGGCTTCAGAGCGCGCATCTGGAAAGGGTGTCTGGATAGGAGACGAATTCCCGCAGAGTCTGTTTCTCTCGGATACATCACTTCCCTTGCACGATCTGCGCGAATTTGAAGGTCTCCCCGCCATGCAGCTCCAGCTCAACCTGTTCAATGATCGGGGATACGGTATTGGCGTCAAAATCGCCCACATGTTAGCCGATGCACAGTCGCTGATGGTGTTTGTCCATCACTGGGCGGCCAAAAGTCGCAAGTCATTCTCTTCCACCGACACCTCTTCTCTCATGGATGCCCCCATCTTCAATCCGATACTACTGGATGCATGCGCCACAGGGGACATTGATGGACCAGCCGCTGATCCTATGTTGGTCTCTGCAGCTCGCCAGCTCCCACTACACCGGTTTGACTGGTGGCATACCAACGATCCCGGATATTCTCATTATTTGATTCCAGCAACAGAGAATTCCAAACCCTCGCCGGAGATTCTCTCGCAGGTCGAACTATCGCCTTCTACCTCCGGGCCCTGGACATCCTGGGACTTTTCTCGGCCGGTGCGGTACACACAGCTGCACTATCCCGGAACCGAGCTCGACCGTCTGAAGGAACAGGCGCGAGCGGATGGTCGTCCGGACATATCCCGGTTAGATGCGTTACTGGCCCATATCTGGGCGATGGTCAGCCGTGCTCGCGGTCATGGTGATTCGACCGAGGATGTCTTTCTCAACTTCACGTTGGGGGCGCGAGTTCGTGTATCGCCTCCATTGTCCGAATCCTTCATTGGCTCGCCGCTGTTCATCACTCATATCAAGGCTTCGGGCGCTTCTGCCTGTACCTCCAGTGTAGGTCAAACAGCGAGCCAGATCCGGGATACGATGCTGCAGTTCACGCCTGACGCGATGGGCGCCATGCTACATGATGCGGCGCATGAGGTGTCCCCGCAGCGACTGTGGCAGGC GTAG